A single region of the Gossypium arboreum isolate Shixiya-1 chromosome 12, ASM2569848v2, whole genome shotgun sequence genome encodes:
- the LOC108477425 gene encoding uncharacterized protein LOC108477425 → MAPGRRSDRSLLQDLLLYAASIAFSCLVLAGFKQLNPNRDASKKSIANKNAISKRLGRPLIHTDPYEDVIVGDVVNPDHIDVEFDSVGGLDRIKKALYELVILPLKRPELFAYGKLLGPQKGVLLYGPPGTGKTMLAKAIAKESEAVFINVRVSNLMSKWFGDAQKLVAAVFSLAYKLQPAIIFIDEVDSFLGQRRATDHEAMAIMKTEFMALWDGFTTDQNARVMVLGATNRPAELDEAILRRFSQVFEIGKPDCDDREKILKVILKNERVEDAIDLYLIARLCEGYTGSDLFELCKQAAYIPLRDLLNEEKAKKTRQLQAPRPLSQLDFEKALSASMKTSIGVDEHNGYSSCSST, encoded by the exons ATGGCCCCCGGCCGACGTTCGGATAGAAGCTTGTTACAAGACCTACTCTTATATGCAGCCAGCATCGCTTTCAGTTGCCTGGTCCTCGCCGGCTTCAAACAACTAAACCCAAATCGTGATGCCTCTAAGAAATCGATTGCGAACAAAAATGCCATCTCCAAACGCCTTGGTCGCCCCCTCATCCACACTGACCCTTACGAG GATGTGATAGTGGGTGATGTGGTGAACCCAGATCACATAGACGTAGAATTCGACTCTGTTGGTGGGCTTGATAGAATAAAAAAAGCACTATATGAGTTGGTTATTCTTCCTCTTAAGAGGCCTGAGCTTTTTGCTTATGGCAAACTTTTGGGTCCCCAAAAAGGGGTGCTTTTGTACGGACCACCAGGGACCGGGAAAACCATGCTTGCCAAAGCCATTGCAAAAGAATCTGAGGCTGTTTTTATTAATGTCAGAGTTTCTAATTTGATGAGTAAATGGTTCGGTGACGCCCAAAAACTAG TGGCTGCTGTCTTTAGTTTGGCTTATAAGCTGCAACCGGCTATTATATTTATCGACGAAGTGGATAGTTTTCTGGGGCAACGACGAGCCACGGACCATGAGGCAATGGCTATTATGAAAACTGAGTTCATGGCCTTGTGGGATGGTTTTACCACCGATC AGAATGCTCGAGTTATGGTACTTGGTGCAACTAATCGTCCAGCAGAGCTTGATGAGGCAATTCTTAGGCGTTTCTCCCAGGTTTTTGAAATTGGAAAGCCTGACTGTGATGATCGAGAAAAGATATTGAAGGTGATATTGAAGAATGAAAGAGTGGAGGACGCTATTGATTTGTACCTCATAGCTAGATTATGTGAAGGTTACACTGGTTCTGATTTATTTGAGCTCTGCAAACAAGCAGCATATATTCCTCTCAGGGATCTCTTAAATGAAGAGAAGGCTAAAAAGACACGTCAA TTACAGGCACCAAGACCATTGTCGCAGTTGGACTTTGAGAAAGCTTTATCTGCTTCCATGAAAACAAGCATCGGTGTTGATGAGCACAATGGGTATAGCTCTTGTTCATCAACATAA
- the LOC108479843 gene encoding uncharacterized protein LOC108479843 isoform X1 has protein sequence MGGNRSYSANPSDYKLLEEVGYGASATVYRAIFLPTNDIVAVKCLDLDRCNSNLDDIRREAQTMSLIDHPNVIRAYCSFVVDHNLWVVMPFMSEGSCLHLMKSAYPDGFEEPAIGSVLKETLKALYYLHQQGHIHRDVKAGNILLDNNGTVKLADFGVSACMFDAGDRQRSRNTFVGTPCWMAPEVLQPGSGYNSKADIWSFGITALELAHGHAPFSKYPPMKVLLMTIQNAPPGLDYDRDKKFSKSFKEMVAMCLVKDQTKRPTAEKLLKHSFFKHAKPPELSVKKLFAGLPPLWNRVKSLQLKDAAQLALKKMPSAEQEAISQSEYQRGVSAWNFDIEDLKAQASLVRDDDIHECKDDYGSLKSSFGHKVAEAYCGSGLGTLNLNGEVSQSEFGEPMTIDLLQSDCLNEKGKNPECDMVEAGLHEKGLRKNGSGIDITASTSEKEVVMTGAKSVKPRQTQPGAILNHSSSERVHNSERFENEISQVNERVCLVRKAPSFSGPLMLPTRASANSLSAPIKSSGGFRDSLDDKSKANLVQIKGRFSVTSENLDLVKDIPLSSVSRRSSQTSPLRKSASVGDWIPEYKQAPNNHSPKDLTNGNMPTSIVMTHLQNLLQQTSAQQDLIVNLLNTLQPAEFVDAAQNGKLPPLPRCSESNGNVKTAASERERLLLGKISELQSRMMSLTDELTAEKLKYDQLQQQLRLMSGGEEWD, from the exons ATGGGAGGAAATCGGAGTTACTCAGCGAATCCTAGCGATTACAAGCTTCTAGAAGAGGTTGGTTATGGCGCCAGTGCTACTGTTTATAGAGCGATCTTCCTTCCTACTAACGACATCGTAGCTGTGAAATGCTTGGATCTCGATCGTTGCAACAGTAATCtg GATGATATACGCCGGGAAGCTCAAACAATGAGTTTGATTGATCACCCAAATGTTATTCGGGCATATTGTTCTTTTGTGGTTGACCATAATCTTTGGGTAGTCATGCCTTTCATGTCAGAGGGTTCCTGTTTGCACCTCATGAAGTCAGCATATCCAGATGGTTTCGAAGAGCCTGCTATTGGTTCTGTTCTGAAAGAAACTCTTAAAGCTCTGTATTATCTTCATCAACAAGGACATATTCATCGGGATGTTAAG GCTGGAAATATACTGCTTGATAACAATGGCACAGTAAAGCTTGCTGACTTTGGTGTTTCAGCTTGCATGTTTGATGCAGGAGATAGACAACGTTCTAGAAATACCTTTGTTGGGACTCCTTGCTG GATGGCACCAGAGGTCTTGCAGCCTGGAAGTGGATATAACTCCAA GGCTGATATATGGTCTTTTGGTATAACAGCATTGGAGTTGGCTCATGGTCATGCACCTTTCTCAAAATATCCCCCAATGAAG GTTCTCTTGATGACAATACAAAATGCTCCTCCAGGACTTGATTATGATCGTGATAAGAAGTTCTCTAAG TCTTTCAAAGAAATGGTTGCAATGTGCCTGGTGAAAGATCAAACAAAGAGGCCGACTGCAGAGAAATTATTAAAACACTCCTTTTTCAAGCATGCAAAGCCTCCTGAGCTCTCTGTGAAGAAATTATTTGCTGGTCTGCCACCACTTTGGAATCGTGTGAAATCCCTTCAG CTTAAAGATGCTGCACAACTAGCTCTAAAGAAAATGCCTTCTGCAGAACAAGAAGCTATATCACAG AGCGAGTACCAAAGAGGAGTTAGTGCCTGGAATTTTGATATTGAGGATTTGAAAGCGCAAGCATCTCTG GTGCGTGATGATGATATTCATGAGTGCAAAGATGATTATGGAAGCCTGAAATCAAGCTTTGGTCATAAGGTA GCTGAAGCTTACTGTGGATCTGGTTTGGGAACATTGAATTTAAATGGGGAAGTATCTCAGTCTGAATTTGGAGAACCAATGACCATTGACTTATTACAGTCTGATTGCTTGAATGAAAAGGGAAAGAACCCAGAATGTGATATGGTTGAGGCTGGCCTGCACGAGAAGGGTTTGAGGAAAAATGGTTCAGGCATTGATATTACGGCATCAACTTCAGAAAAGGAAGTGGTCATGACCGGGGCTAAATCAGTGAAACCTAGGCAAACCCAACCTGGTGCTATTCTTAATCATTCATCTTCTGAGCGGGTTCATAACTCAGAAAG GTTTGAAAATGAAATTTCACAAGTGAATGAGAGAGTTTGCCTAGTTCGTAAAGCACCAAGCTTTAGTGGTCCGTTGATGCTTCCTACTCGAGCATCTGCAAACAGTTTATCAGCTCCAATTAAATCATCTGGAG GGTTTAGGGATTCTCTGGATGACAAGTCAAAGGCTAATCTGGTGCAAATAAAAGGTCGATTTTCAGTAACATCTGAAAATTTAGATCTTGTAAAG GATATTCCTCTAAGTTCAGTTTCGCGCCGATCGTCACAG ACTTCACCTCTCAGAAAGTCTGCTAGTGTGGGTGACTGGATACCTGAATACAAACAAGCG CCTAACAATCATTCCCCCAAGGATTTGACCAATGGTAACATGCCCACCTCAATTGTTATGACTCACCTTCAGAATCTTCTCCAGCAAACCTCTGCTCAACAG GATcttattgtgaatttgttgaATACATTGCAGCCAGCTGAGTTTGTAGATG CCGCTCAAAATGGAAAGTTGCCTCCTCTACCTCGTTGTTCTGAGAGCAATGGAAAT GTGAAAACAGCAGCCTCTGAGAGGGAGCGTTTACTGCTTGGCAAGATCTCAGAGCTACAGTCGAG AATGATGAGTTTGACTGATGAATTGACTGCTGAAAAGTTAAAATACGATCAA TTGCAACAACAACTTAGGTTGATGTCTGGTGGGGAAGAGTGGGATTAG
- the LOC108479843 gene encoding serine/threonine-protein kinase Nek4-like isoform X2, producing the protein MGGNRSYSANPSDYKLLEEVGYGASATVYRAIFLPTNDIVAVKCLDLDRCNSNLDDIRREAQTMSLIDHPNVIRAYCSFVVDHNLWVVMPFMSEGSCLHLMKSAYPDGFEEPAIGSVLKETLKALYYLHQQGHIHRDVKAGNILLDNNGTVKLADFGVSACMFDAGDRQRSRNTFVGTPCWMAPEVLQPGSGYNSKADIWSFGITALELAHGHAPFSKYPPMKVLLMTIQNAPPGLDYDRDKKFSKSFKEMVAMCLVKDQTKRPTAEKLLKHSFFKHAKPPELSVKKLFAGLPPLWNRVKSLQLKDAAQLALKKMPSAEQEAISQSEYQRGVSAWNFDIEDLKAQASLVRDDDIHECKDDYGSLKSSFGHKAEAYCGSGLGTLNLNGEVSQSEFGEPMTIDLLQSDCLNEKGKNPECDMVEAGLHEKGLRKNGSGIDITASTSEKEVVMTGAKSVKPRQTQPGAILNHSSSERVHNSERFENEISQVNERVCLVRKAPSFSGPLMLPTRASANSLSAPIKSSGGFRDSLDDKSKANLVQIKGRFSVTSENLDLVKDIPLSSVSRRSSQTSPLRKSASVGDWIPEYKQAPNNHSPKDLTNGNMPTSIVMTHLQNLLQQTSAQQDLIVNLLNTLQPAEFVDAAQNGKLPPLPRCSESNGNVKTAASERERLLLGKISELQSRMMSLTDELTAEKLKYDQLQQQLRLMSGGEEWD; encoded by the exons ATGGGAGGAAATCGGAGTTACTCAGCGAATCCTAGCGATTACAAGCTTCTAGAAGAGGTTGGTTATGGCGCCAGTGCTACTGTTTATAGAGCGATCTTCCTTCCTACTAACGACATCGTAGCTGTGAAATGCTTGGATCTCGATCGTTGCAACAGTAATCtg GATGATATACGCCGGGAAGCTCAAACAATGAGTTTGATTGATCACCCAAATGTTATTCGGGCATATTGTTCTTTTGTGGTTGACCATAATCTTTGGGTAGTCATGCCTTTCATGTCAGAGGGTTCCTGTTTGCACCTCATGAAGTCAGCATATCCAGATGGTTTCGAAGAGCCTGCTATTGGTTCTGTTCTGAAAGAAACTCTTAAAGCTCTGTATTATCTTCATCAACAAGGACATATTCATCGGGATGTTAAG GCTGGAAATATACTGCTTGATAACAATGGCACAGTAAAGCTTGCTGACTTTGGTGTTTCAGCTTGCATGTTTGATGCAGGAGATAGACAACGTTCTAGAAATACCTTTGTTGGGACTCCTTGCTG GATGGCACCAGAGGTCTTGCAGCCTGGAAGTGGATATAACTCCAA GGCTGATATATGGTCTTTTGGTATAACAGCATTGGAGTTGGCTCATGGTCATGCACCTTTCTCAAAATATCCCCCAATGAAG GTTCTCTTGATGACAATACAAAATGCTCCTCCAGGACTTGATTATGATCGTGATAAGAAGTTCTCTAAG TCTTTCAAAGAAATGGTTGCAATGTGCCTGGTGAAAGATCAAACAAAGAGGCCGACTGCAGAGAAATTATTAAAACACTCCTTTTTCAAGCATGCAAAGCCTCCTGAGCTCTCTGTGAAGAAATTATTTGCTGGTCTGCCACCACTTTGGAATCGTGTGAAATCCCTTCAG CTTAAAGATGCTGCACAACTAGCTCTAAAGAAAATGCCTTCTGCAGAACAAGAAGCTATATCACAG AGCGAGTACCAAAGAGGAGTTAGTGCCTGGAATTTTGATATTGAGGATTTGAAAGCGCAAGCATCTCTG GTGCGTGATGATGATATTCATGAGTGCAAAGATGATTATGGAAGCCTGAAATCAAGCTTTGGTCATAAG GCTGAAGCTTACTGTGGATCTGGTTTGGGAACATTGAATTTAAATGGGGAAGTATCTCAGTCTGAATTTGGAGAACCAATGACCATTGACTTATTACAGTCTGATTGCTTGAATGAAAAGGGAAAGAACCCAGAATGTGATATGGTTGAGGCTGGCCTGCACGAGAAGGGTTTGAGGAAAAATGGTTCAGGCATTGATATTACGGCATCAACTTCAGAAAAGGAAGTGGTCATGACCGGGGCTAAATCAGTGAAACCTAGGCAAACCCAACCTGGTGCTATTCTTAATCATTCATCTTCTGAGCGGGTTCATAACTCAGAAAG GTTTGAAAATGAAATTTCACAAGTGAATGAGAGAGTTTGCCTAGTTCGTAAAGCACCAAGCTTTAGTGGTCCGTTGATGCTTCCTACTCGAGCATCTGCAAACAGTTTATCAGCTCCAATTAAATCATCTGGAG GGTTTAGGGATTCTCTGGATGACAAGTCAAAGGCTAATCTGGTGCAAATAAAAGGTCGATTTTCAGTAACATCTGAAAATTTAGATCTTGTAAAG GATATTCCTCTAAGTTCAGTTTCGCGCCGATCGTCACAG ACTTCACCTCTCAGAAAGTCTGCTAGTGTGGGTGACTGGATACCTGAATACAAACAAGCG CCTAACAATCATTCCCCCAAGGATTTGACCAATGGTAACATGCCCACCTCAATTGTTATGACTCACCTTCAGAATCTTCTCCAGCAAACCTCTGCTCAACAG GATcttattgtgaatttgttgaATACATTGCAGCCAGCTGAGTTTGTAGATG CCGCTCAAAATGGAAAGTTGCCTCCTCTACCTCGTTGTTCTGAGAGCAATGGAAAT GTGAAAACAGCAGCCTCTGAGAGGGAGCGTTTACTGCTTGGCAAGATCTCAGAGCTACAGTCGAG AATGATGAGTTTGACTGATGAATTGACTGCTGAAAAGTTAAAATACGATCAA TTGCAACAACAACTTAGGTTGATGTCTGGTGGGGAAGAGTGGGATTAG
- the LOC108478337 gene encoding uncharacterized protein LOC108478337: protein MCRSVDYYDFRSGDQSLLKIKAFFVRFSDFDSCADPLSDSLTLLFPPRINDTARLEISGSITGAGSPAFVTLHRLVKLKTRDGEAIYGSRERIRAGDGVRFEVYSREEKVLNGVLRREEEKWKMECKCALESDNTEMIGGKAAVADVCVAVEGDLAMGERVEMVVRKCRKNRRMGFDQLEDIPEEREGESERDGGFCCSCGEADSGGEEVDIEAAGVSWAFDVGIWIMCFGVGYFVSKATAKSLRRMRLL, encoded by the coding sequence ATGTGCAGATCTGTGGATTATTACGACTTTCGCTCCGGCGATCAAAGTCTTCTGAAGATCAAAGCTTTCTTCGTTCGATTTTCGGATTTCGATTCATGTGCCGACCCGTTATCCGATTCGCTCACTCTACTCTTCCCACCAAGAATCAATGACACGGCGCGGCTAGAAATTTCAGGCTCCATTACCGGAGCCGGTTCTCCCGCGTTCGTGACACTCCATCGATTGGTGAAATTGAAGACGAGGGACGGAGAGGCGATATATGGGAGCAGGGAGCGGATTCGGGCCGGGGATGGGGTCCGGTTCGAGGTTTACTCGAGAGAGGAAAAGGTGTTGAACGGGGTTTTAAGGAGAGAAGAAGAAAAGTGGAAAATGGAATGCAAGTGCGCGCTGGAGAGTGACAATACCGAAATGATAGGCGGTAAAGCGGCGGTTGCGGATGTTTGCGTGGCGGTGGAGGGAGACCTGGCGATGGGGGAGAGGGTGGAGATGGTAGTGAGGAAGTGTAGAAAGAACAGGAGGATGGGGTTCGATCAGCTGGAGGATATTCCAGAGGAGAGAGAAGGAGAAAGTGAAAGGGACGGTGGATTCTGTTGCAGTTGTGGAGAAGCGGATAGTGGGGGAGAAGAGGTGGATATAGAAGCGGCGGGTGTAAGCTGGGCCTTTGATGTGGGCATTTGGATCATGTGCTTCGGGGTTGGATATTTTGTTTCTAAAGCCACTGCCAAAAGCTTGAGGCGCATGCGATTACTTTGA
- the LOC108476506 gene encoding rab GTPase-activating protein 22-like isoform X2 — MFLRLLIRVQFQSICFFVSPKVLNLIIIRGSLKSPWSHRRRKHALLPKQWKNLFTADGKLIDGGVKFLKKIRSGGVDPSIRAEVWPFLLGIYDFNSSKEERDSLRSQKRKEYERLRKRCRQILKRTEKSVKLKGTAGNVCNEDNECFSQVFDSPGLEDVVSGRKSHSTEGGSPVFDDSDHRICDHSHPSSLSSDSFLEGEVDKRVVISQDACTGETESSDSDSSEEDENTPLLSSEIIEENDIHKDDNDSSSPSQIEGRSATPTDEDFATWRRIILLDAVRANDDWIIYSPSQASVSTMKAQRLAESVGLKDYDDLEPCRIFHAARLVSILEAYALYDPEIGYCQGMSDLLSPIISVVEDDSEAFWCFAGFMKRARHNFRLDEVGIRRQLNIVSKIIKCKDNHLYRHLEKLQAEDCFFVYRMVIVLFRRELNFEQTLCLWEVMWADQAAIRAGIARSAWGRMRLRAPPTDDLLLYAIAACVLQRRKLIIEKYSSMDEIMRECNSMAGHLDVWKLLDDAHDLVVNLHDKI, encoded by the exons ATGTTCCTTAGGTTGTTAATAAGAGTTCAATTCCAGTCTATCTGTTTCTTCGTCTCTCCGAAGGTTCTGAATCTGATTATTATTCG GGGTAGCCTAAAATCACCTTGGTCCCACAGGAGAAGAAAACATGCCCTTCTACCTAAACAATGGAAGAATTTGTTCACTGCTGATGGGAAACTCATTGATGGTGGTGTCAAGTTTCTGAAGAAAATTCGAAGTGGA GGTGTTGATCCAAGTATTAGAGCAGAGGTGTGGCCATTCCTCCTCGGAAT ATACGACTTCAACAGTTCAAAGGAAGAAAGAGATTCCTTGAGAAGCCAGAAACG AAAAGAGTATGAAAGATTGCGTAAGCGGTGCCGCCAAATCCTTAAACGTACTGAGAAGAGTGTTAAGTTGAAGGGAACTGCTGGAAACGTCTGCAATGAAGACAATGAGTGTTTCAGTCAAGTTTTTGATTCTCCAGGCTTGGAGGATGTGGTTAGTGGTAGGAAGTCCCACTCCACCGAGGGAGGAAGCCCTGTGTTTGATGATTCTGATCACCGCATCTGTGATCATAGTCATCCAAGCTCTTTATCTTCTGATTCATTTCTGGAGGGAGAGGTTGATAAGAGAGTAGTCATTAGTCAAGATGCCTGTACTGGTGAGACAGAATCATCTGATTCTGACTCTTCTGAAGAAGATGAAAACACACCTCTCCTTTCCTCTGAAATAATCGAGGAAAATGATATTCATAAAGATGATAATGATAGTTCCTCTCCCTCCCAGATAGAAGGCAGGTCTGCAACCCCCACTGATGAAGATTTTGCCACATGGCGGAGAATTATCCTCCTTGATGCAGTGAGGGCAAATGATGACTGGATCATTTACTCTCCATCTCAGGCCTCAGTATCCACAATGAAAGCACAAAGGTTAGCTGAGAGTGTTGGGTTGAAAGATTATGATGATTTAGAGCCATGCAGGATTTTTCATGCAGCTCGCCTGGTTTCTATTCTCGAGGCTTATGCCCTTTACGATCCCGAGATAGGTTACTGCCAAGGAATGAGTGATCTGCTCTCTCCAATCATCTCAGTGGTAGAGGATGACTCTGAGGCCTTCTGGTGCTTTGCAGGTTTCATGAAAAGAGCTCGTCACAATTTCCGACTTGATGAGGTGGGGATTAGAAGACAGTTAAACATTGTCTCCAAGATTATCAAGTGTAAGGATAATCATCTATATAGACACCTCGAGAAGCTTCAAGCTGAAGACTGCTTTTTTGTGTATAGGATGGTTATAGTACTTTTCAGGAGGGAATTGAACTTTGAGCAGACACTTTGCCTCTGGGAAGTGATGTGGGCAGACCAAGCAGCTATCCGTGCCGGCATTGCAAGGTCTGCTTGGGGGAGGATGAGACTTCGTGCTCCCCCTACCGATGATCTCCTGCTTTATGCAATAGCAGCATGTGTTTTGCAAAGGAGGAAGCTAATCATAGAAAAGTATAGCAGCATGGATGAGATAATGAGAGAATGCAATAGTATGGCCGGGCATCTGGATGTCTGGAAACTTCTCGACGATGCCCATGATTTAGTGGTCAACCTACATGACAAGATTTAA
- the LOC108476506 gene encoding rab GTPase-activating protein 22-like isoform X1, whose product MLTEQKPLMRALRRSHTSSSQSTSSSSSSSSNTSSSSSSSWIHLRSVLLVVASSSSSSSSSSSSQQIPTDRGSLKSPWSHRRRKHALLPKQWKNLFTADGKLIDGGVKFLKKIRSGGVDPSIRAEVWPFLLGIYDFNSSKEERDSLRSQKRKEYERLRKRCRQILKRTEKSVKLKGTAGNVCNEDNECFSQVFDSPGLEDVVSGRKSHSTEGGSPVFDDSDHRICDHSHPSSLSSDSFLEGEVDKRVVISQDACTGETESSDSDSSEEDENTPLLSSEIIEENDIHKDDNDSSSPSQIEGRSATPTDEDFATWRRIILLDAVRANDDWIIYSPSQASVSTMKAQRLAESVGLKDYDDLEPCRIFHAARLVSILEAYALYDPEIGYCQGMSDLLSPIISVVEDDSEAFWCFAGFMKRARHNFRLDEVGIRRQLNIVSKIIKCKDNHLYRHLEKLQAEDCFFVYRMVIVLFRRELNFEQTLCLWEVMWADQAAIRAGIARSAWGRMRLRAPPTDDLLLYAIAACVLQRRKLIIEKYSSMDEIMRECNSMAGHLDVWKLLDDAHDLVVNLHDKI is encoded by the exons ATGCTTACGGAACAGAAACCATTAATGCGAGCTTTGCGGCGAAGTCACACATCTTCATCGCAATCAACGTCATCGTCCTCCTCATCGTCGTCAAATACTTCATCTTCTTCATCGTCGTCGTGGATTCATTTGCGATCGGTTTTATTAGTCGTTGCTTCTTCCTCTTCATCGTCATCTTCCTCATCTTCTTCCCAACAAATTCCGACTGATCG GGGTAGCCTAAAATCACCTTGGTCCCACAGGAGAAGAAAACATGCCCTTCTACCTAAACAATGGAAGAATTTGTTCACTGCTGATGGGAAACTCATTGATGGTGGTGTCAAGTTTCTGAAGAAAATTCGAAGTGGA GGTGTTGATCCAAGTATTAGAGCAGAGGTGTGGCCATTCCTCCTCGGAAT ATACGACTTCAACAGTTCAAAGGAAGAAAGAGATTCCTTGAGAAGCCAGAAACG AAAAGAGTATGAAAGATTGCGTAAGCGGTGCCGCCAAATCCTTAAACGTACTGAGAAGAGTGTTAAGTTGAAGGGAACTGCTGGAAACGTCTGCAATGAAGACAATGAGTGTTTCAGTCAAGTTTTTGATTCTCCAGGCTTGGAGGATGTGGTTAGTGGTAGGAAGTCCCACTCCACCGAGGGAGGAAGCCCTGTGTTTGATGATTCTGATCACCGCATCTGTGATCATAGTCATCCAAGCTCTTTATCTTCTGATTCATTTCTGGAGGGAGAGGTTGATAAGAGAGTAGTCATTAGTCAAGATGCCTGTACTGGTGAGACAGAATCATCTGATTCTGACTCTTCTGAAGAAGATGAAAACACACCTCTCCTTTCCTCTGAAATAATCGAGGAAAATGATATTCATAAAGATGATAATGATAGTTCCTCTCCCTCCCAGATAGAAGGCAGGTCTGCAACCCCCACTGATGAAGATTTTGCCACATGGCGGAGAATTATCCTCCTTGATGCAGTGAGGGCAAATGATGACTGGATCATTTACTCTCCATCTCAGGCCTCAGTATCCACAATGAAAGCACAAAGGTTAGCTGAGAGTGTTGGGTTGAAAGATTATGATGATTTAGAGCCATGCAGGATTTTTCATGCAGCTCGCCTGGTTTCTATTCTCGAGGCTTATGCCCTTTACGATCCCGAGATAGGTTACTGCCAAGGAATGAGTGATCTGCTCTCTCCAATCATCTCAGTGGTAGAGGATGACTCTGAGGCCTTCTGGTGCTTTGCAGGTTTCATGAAAAGAGCTCGTCACAATTTCCGACTTGATGAGGTGGGGATTAGAAGACAGTTAAACATTGTCTCCAAGATTATCAAGTGTAAGGATAATCATCTATATAGACACCTCGAGAAGCTTCAAGCTGAAGACTGCTTTTTTGTGTATAGGATGGTTATAGTACTTTTCAGGAGGGAATTGAACTTTGAGCAGACACTTTGCCTCTGGGAAGTGATGTGGGCAGACCAAGCAGCTATCCGTGCCGGCATTGCAAGGTCTGCTTGGGGGAGGATGAGACTTCGTGCTCCCCCTACCGATGATCTCCTGCTTTATGCAATAGCAGCATGTGTTTTGCAAAGGAGGAAGCTAATCATAGAAAAGTATAGCAGCATGGATGAGATAATGAGAGAATGCAATAGTATGGCCGGGCATCTGGATGTCTGGAAACTTCTCGACGATGCCCATGATTTAGTGGTCAACCTACATGACAAGATTTAA